The Parashewanella spongiae genome has a window encoding:
- the serC gene encoding 3-phosphoserine/phosphohydroxythreonine transaminase, translating to MTDVYNFCAGPAMLPAQVMKKAQKELLNWDGLGTSVMEVSHRSSEFKKLAKQADQDLRELMSIPDNYHVLFMHGGGRAQFAAVVNNFLGSNGKALYLTSGQWSQAAAEEAIRLVGPKGVDTIDVTKNEVEPVVKSISIPDFNNMNDEYRYLHFCPNETVDGIEIFDDISSPWPIVADMSSNILSRQIDVSRYAVIYAGAQKNIGPSGLSIVIIRNDMLKLPKLPQASIFNYQMQVESGSMYNTPPTFAWYLAAEVFKWLKQNGGVAQIEENNYKKAELLYDCIDNSNLYVNDVAIENRSWMNVTFKLTKGTLETEFIEQAKNKGLVALKGHRLVGGMRASIYNAMPVKGVQALTKFMVEFEESNTNYSN from the coding sequence TAATGGAAGTTAGCCATAGAAGTTCGGAATTTAAGAAACTGGCAAAGCAAGCTGATCAAGACTTACGTGAATTAATGTCTATTCCGGATAACTATCACGTTTTATTTATGCATGGTGGTGGACGAGCACAATTTGCTGCTGTTGTGAATAATTTTCTTGGCAGTAATGGCAAAGCGTTATATTTAACTTCTGGGCAGTGGTCACAAGCGGCGGCTGAAGAAGCAATTAGGTTAGTTGGTCCAAAAGGCGTTGATACAATTGATGTCACGAAGAATGAAGTTGAGCCAGTAGTAAAATCAATATCGATTCCAGACTTTAACAATATGAATGATGAATATAGGTATTTACATTTCTGCCCTAATGAAACTGTTGATGGTATCGAAATTTTTGATGATATATCTTCACCTTGGCCGATTGTTGCTGATATGTCGTCGAATATATTGTCCAGACAAATCGATGTCAGTCGTTATGCGGTTATCTATGCTGGTGCTCAAAAAAACATTGGACCATCAGGGTTGTCGATTGTGATTATACGTAATGATATGCTCAAGCTTCCTAAATTGCCTCAAGCATCAATTTTTAATTATCAGATGCAAGTAGAATCAGGCTCCATGTATAACACACCTCCCACATTTGCATGGTACCTCGCTGCTGAAGTGTTTAAATGGTTAAAACAAAACGGTGGTGTGGCTCAAATTGAAGAGAACAATTATAAAAAAGCTGAGCTTTTATATGATTGTATCGACAACTCTAATCTGTACGTTAATGACGTAGCGATAGAGAACCGATCTTGGATGAACGTTACGTTTAAACTCACTAAGGGAACACTCGAAACAGAGTTTATAGAGCAGGCTAAAAATAAAGGATTAGTCGCCTTGAAAGGTCATCGTCTTGTAGGCGGTATGAGAGCAAGTATCTATAACGCCATGCCAGTAAAAGGTGTTCAGGCACTAACGAAGTTTATGGTCGAATTTGAAGAGTCTAATACCAATTACAGTAATTAA
- a CDS encoding helix-turn-helix domain-containing protein, translated as MNNTNTMSIDAICDSLSISKATFYRYLSL; from the coding sequence ATGAACAATACCAATACCATGTCCATAGATGCCATTTGTGACTCATTATCTATTTCAAAGGCAACTTTTTATCGATATTTATCATTGTAA